A genome region from bacterium includes the following:
- a CDS encoding HD domain-containing phosphohydrolase, with protein sequence MEKLNLPKFDKPLKVLVVDDEPTNLLVIEKMLSPHDCIVKKATSGQQALDMVWDELPDVILLDVMMPGMNGFEVCRKLKGGENTRLVPIIIVTALQEKEDRIKGIEAGCDDFLSKPIDRLELLARVHALAKVKRLNDDLDHAESVVLSLARAVEAKDTTTGDHCDRLIRLSGAFGRFINLDQKQINTLERASILHDVGKIGVPDSILLKPGKLTEDEWEIMRQHPIFGEEICHPLKSLSDVCPIIRHHHEKWNGTGYPDGLVGDSIPYLARVFQVMDAFDAMISERPYKGAFSLEQTIKTLKEETEKGFWDPKIIEQFFKFLEQHPDHAK encoded by the coding sequence ATGGAAAAACTCAACCTCCCCAAATTCGACAAGCCGCTGAAGGTGTTGGTGGTCGACGACGAACCCACCAACCTGCTCGTGATCGAGAAGATGCTTTCCCCTCATGACTGCATCGTGAAGAAGGCCACATCGGGCCAGCAGGCCCTGGACATGGTGTGGGATGAGCTGCCGGACGTGATATTGCTGGACGTTATGATGCCGGGCATGAACGGGTTCGAGGTATGCCGCAAGCTGAAGGGCGGCGAAAACACACGGCTCGTGCCGATCATCATAGTGACCGCGCTCCAGGAGAAGGAGGACCGCATCAAGGGCATCGAGGCGGGCTGCGACGACTTCCTCTCCAAGCCGATCGACAGGCTGGAGCTGCTGGCGCGCGTGCATGCGCTGGCCAAGGTGAAACGCTTAAACGACGATCTCGATCACGCCGAATCGGTGGTGCTGTCGCTGGCGCGCGCGGTCGAGGCGAAGGACACGACGACCGGCGATCATTGCGACAGACTCATCAGGTTGAGCGGCGCTTTCGGCAGGTTCATAAATCTCGACCAGAAACAGATCAACACCCTCGAACGCGCGAGCATTCTCCACGACGTGGGGAAGATCGGAGTCCCGGATTCCATACTCCTCAAACCGGGCAAGCTCACCGAGGACGAATGGGAGATCATGCGGCAGCACCCGATCTTCGGCGAAGAAATCTGCCATCCGCTCAAGTCGCTCTCCGACGTCTGCCCCATCATCAGGCACCATCACGAAAAATGGAACGGCACCGGCTATCCGGACGGGCTGGTCGGCGACTCCATCCCCTATCTCGCCCGCGTATTCCAGGTCATGGACGCATTCGATGCGATGATCTCGGAGCGACCATACAAGGGGGCGTTTTCGCTGGAGCAGACTATCAAGACGTTGAAGGAAGAGACCGAGAAGGGCTTCTGGGACCCCAAGATCATCGA